Proteins from a single region of Pseudopedobacter saltans DSM 12145:
- a CDS encoding SRPBCC family protein gives MELKTKIKAEDNKQELFITREFDLPIELLFKAYEDADIVEQWMGTKVVKLENHEHGSWKFETYHDGQVVFSANGVILEFVPNEKITRTFKMENSPFPVQLEFLTFETIANDKSKLTIQQIFKSVEYRNQLLEMPFAKGLSMAHDRLQNIVNQLK, from the coding sequence ATGGAACTAAAAACAAAAATTAAAGCCGAAGACAATAAACAAGAGTTATTTATCACAAGAGAATTCGACCTGCCTATAGAACTACTATTTAAAGCCTATGAAGATGCCGATATTGTAGAACAATGGATGGGCACAAAAGTAGTGAAGCTGGAAAACCACGAACATGGAAGCTGGAAGTTTGAAACTTATCACGACGGACAAGTAGTATTTTCAGCAAATGGTGTAATCCTGGAATTTGTACCAAATGAAAAAATAACCAGAACTTTTAAAATGGAAAATAGTCCGTTCCCGGTTCAATTAGAATTTTTGACCTTTGAAACCATCGCTAATGACAAAAGCAAATTAACCATCCAACAAATATTCAAATCAGTAGAATATCGCAATCAACTTTTAGAAATGCCTTTTGCTAAAGGTTTAAGCATGGCACATGACAGACTTCAAAATATTGTTAACCAACTGAAATAA
- a CDS encoding pyridoxamine 5'-phosphate oxidase family protein has product MENNHDSSVENLKGQEAIEKLNTLVEKAKTCFFCTGIKTGIPANAIPMTALEVDDRGNIWFISKKDSTKNKDIEQDPFTHLFFQGSTYSNFLSVYGISEIIIDQNKLDKLWDSSFNTWFESKEDPNITLIKLIPSEAHYWESKNGHLITLAQIALSGFLGEANDVGREGDLEI; this is encoded by the coding sequence ATGGAAAACAATCATGATTCTTCAGTTGAGAACTTAAAAGGACAGGAAGCCATTGAAAAGCTGAACACCTTAGTTGAAAAAGCAAAAACCTGTTTCTTTTGTACAGGAATAAAAACCGGAATTCCAGCCAACGCTATTCCCATGACCGCTTTGGAAGTAGACGATCGCGGAAATATCTGGTTTATCAGTAAAAAAGATAGTACCAAAAATAAGGATATAGAGCAAGATCCTTTTACCCATCTTTTCTTTCAGGGATCTACCTATAGTAATTTCTTAAGCGTATATGGTATTTCAGAAATCATTATCGACCAGAACAAATTAGATAAATTATGGGATTCTAGTTTCAATACCTGGTTTGAGAGCAAAGAAGATCCCAATATTACGCTAATTAAACTTATACCCTCCGAAGCTCACTATTGGGAAAGTAAAAATGGTCATCTGATTACACTTGCCCAAATTGCATTATCCGGATTTCTTGGCGAAGCAAACGATGTGGGCAGAGAAGGTGATTTGGAAATATAA
- a CDS encoding ArsR/SmtB family transcription factor, whose product MNLRRDVFQAIADPTRRAILLLVATQSMTAGAIASNFDTARPTVSKHLQILSECELLKPEQNGREILYHLNPIKMKEIADFIEPFRKMWDDRFNKLESIMKNHKH is encoded by the coding sequence ATGAATTTAAGACGAGACGTATTTCAGGCTATCGCTGATCCGACAAGAAGAGCTATTCTTCTTTTAGTAGCAACCCAATCAATGACTGCAGGAGCTATTGCTTCTAACTTTGATACTGCTAGACCTACAGTTTCCAAACATCTCCAGATTTTAAGTGAGTGCGAACTTTTAAAACCAGAGCAAAATGGCAGAGAAATTCTTTATCACCTTAATCCAATAAAAATGAAAGAAATAGCTGATTTTATCGAACCATTCCGCAAAATGTGGGACGATCGTTTCAATAAATTAGAATCAATAATGAAAAACCATAAACACTAG